A genomic region of Antennarius striatus isolate MH-2024 chromosome 4, ASM4005453v1, whole genome shotgun sequence contains the following coding sequences:
- the aplnr2 gene encoding apelin receptor 2: MSDLLPPSSPSPSPSPLFLCDYSDWSPSFTIIPSVYLLAFLVGCLGNGLVLWAYLDRADRRVKTIGDRSGPRILCCSGTFRTNQNLNKNNCSSSSSFSSPPSSSRPSRSLTDSLIASLALADLCFLVTLPLWAVYTALGYHWPFGQPLCQLSSFLTALNMYASVFSLSMLSVERYWVLTGRRPPSHPALQSCPSRSLWILGGVWAVAGLLALPALLLRSVGEVEPEDDDPGSEVLSCQMDYSMLIGAEVEEAERERMEMMWTAALSLKSTLIGFLLPLVILLVCYCSLAQLFSRHFGRGPRPDRRRQRRLLRVIISLVLAFFLCWLPLHVNKTVSMLLEFDFIPYSCALDQLLLAAHPYVTCVAYLNSCLNPLLYAACDPTFRKRCRGAVVTLCSRGGRGRVKEGEKDEGEEVRREETADGTEEEEEER; the protein is encoded by the coding sequence ATGTCAgacctcctccctccctcctctccttctccttctccttctcccctcTTCCTGTGTGACTACTCCGACTGGTCTCCCTCCTTCACCATCATCCCCTCTGTCTACCTGCTGGCCTTCCTGGTTGGTTGCCTCGGTAACGGCCTGGTGCTGTGGGCCTACCTGGACAGGGCTGACAGGAGGGTAAAGACAATCGGGGACAGAAGTGGACCCAGAATCCTCTGCTGCTCAGGGACTTTCAGAACCAATCAAAACCTGAACAAGAACaactgctcctcctcttcctccttctcctctcctccctccagctCCCGCCCCTCACGCTCCCTGACAGACTCCCTCATCGCTAGCCTAGCATTAGCCGACCTCTGCTTCCTGGTCACCCTCCCCCTGTGGGCCGTCTACACGGCGCTGGGCTACCACTGGCCTTTTGGGCAACCCCTCTGCCAGCTCAGCAGCTTCCTCACGGCGCTCAACATGTACGCCAGCGTCTTCAGTCTGAGCATGCTCAGTGTGGAGCGCTACTGGGTTCTGACTGGGCGTCGGCCCCCCAGCCACCCCGCCCTGCAGAGCTGCCCCAGCAGGTCTCTGTGGATCCTGGGTGGGGTGTGGGCCGTGGCGGGGCTGCTGGCTCTTCCTGCCCTGCTGCTGCGCTCCGTCGGGGAGGTGGAGCCAGAAGATGATGACCCCGGGTCAGAGGTCCTGTCCTGCCAGATGGATTACTCCATGCTGATTggagcagaggtggaggaggcggagcgAGAGCGGATGGAGATGATGTGGACGGCCGCCTTGAGTCTCAAATCCACTCTGATTggcttcctgcttcctctggTCATCCTGCTGGTGTGCTACTGCTCGCTGGCCCAGCTGTTCAGCAGACACTTCGGGCGGGGGCCTCGCCCTGACCGCCGGCGCCAGCGGAGACTCCTCCGGGTCATCATCTCCTTGGTGCTGGCGTTCTTCCTCTGTTGGCTGCCTCTGCACGTCAACAAGACCGTCTCCATGCTGCTGGAGTTCGACTTCATCCCGTACTCCTGCGCTCTGGACCAGCTGCTCCTGGCCGCTCACCCGTACGTTACCTGCGTGGCCTACCTGAACTCCTGCCTGAACCCACTGCTGTACGCCGCCTGCGACCCCACGTTTAGGAAGAGATGCAGGGGGGCCGTGGTCACGTTGTGcagcaggggaggaagaggaagggtaaaggaaggagagaaggatgaaggagaggaagtgaGACGAGAGGAGACGGCTGAcgggacagaggaggaggaggaggagagatga